A genomic stretch from Antarcticibacterium flavum includes:
- a CDS encoding transposase: MGLWYRCTYFITICTKDREPYLGEIADREMILNDVGQIANECWLAISEYIPFAKLGNHVIIPNHVHGIVIIDKPNITGNDERNVGTRLIASLPPKPLEHTKTDADKPNGGITGNYNPMLHDILSKIIRWYNGRTSFETRKINPDFTWSPRFHDHIIRNDESFHRISNNIRNNPSNWKEDVFFKIRTELEFWCLEF; this comes from the coding sequence TTGGGATTATGGTATCGATGCACCTATTTCATTACCATTTGCACAAAAGACAGGGAACCTTATTTAGGTGAAATAGCAGACCGCGAAATGATCCTGAATGATGTTGGTCAAATCGCAAATGAATGTTGGTTGGCGATTTCTGAATATATTCCATTCGCGAAATTGGGAAATCACGTTATTATCCCCAATCATGTACACGGGATTGTGATTATTGACAAACCGAATATTACAGGCAATGATGAACGCAACGTAGGGACGCGATTAATCGCGTCCCTACCACCAAAACCATTGGAACACACAAAAACCGACGCGGACAAACCCAATGGAGGAATAACAGGCAATTATAATCCAATGTTGCACGATATTTTGTCAAAAATCATCCGTTGGTACAACGGGCGAACATCTTTTGAAACCCGAAAAATAAATCCCGATTTTACATGGTCACCCCGGTTTCACGACCACATCATCAGAAATGATGAATCATTTCACCGGATATCAAATAACATTAGGAACAATCCTTCCAATTGGAAGGAGGATGTTTTTTTTAAGATTAGAACC
- a CDS encoding SUMF1/EgtB/PvdO family nonheme iron enzyme: MCKPITLFLFLYIAIGYSQPQEPLLNPPGTLQMDSKIYIDRTPVTNKMFLEYLTAKDFLRKKGFSEFRDYEVTLDDTLTRLTSIYPSYLLNLKGVYGKDLKAEYVEDYKYKDNPVLGVSKEQAADYCKWRTQMVSYLWRTHPGHLQKKPFAGRIYYRLPLPEELQHASDYFSEQNRLLTIKGENPLKFKAPENAEEFSLYNITEYTQASTTYGENYKGIKPVSFPNEVTGFRCVCEVLPEEE; this comes from the coding sequence ATGTGCAAACCCATTACTCTTTTTCTATTTTTATATATAGCCATTGGATACAGTCAGCCACAGGAACCTCTCCTGAACCCGCCGGGGACGCTCCAAATGGACTCAAAAATTTATATTGACAGAACTCCGGTTACCAATAAAATGTTCCTCGAATACCTGACTGCCAAAGATTTTCTCAGGAAAAAAGGCTTTAGCGAATTCAGGGATTATGAGGTAACGCTGGATGATACCTTAACCCGGTTAACATCAATTTATCCCTCCTATTTGCTTAATTTAAAGGGAGTATATGGTAAAGACTTAAAGGCCGAATATGTTGAGGATTATAAATATAAGGACAATCCCGTGCTAGGAGTTTCAAAAGAACAGGCTGCCGATTATTGTAAATGGCGGACTCAAATGGTCTCCTATCTTTGGAGAACCCACCCCGGCCACCTTCAGAAAAAACCATTTGCCGGTCGTATTTACTACCGCTTACCACTCCCGGAGGAACTGCAGCATGCCAGCGATTATTTTTCAGAACAAAACAGGCTGCTTACGATCAAGGGGGAAAATCCGCTTAAGTTTAAGGCCCCTGAAAATGCCGAAGAATTTTCTCTTTATAATATTACAGAATATACCCAGGCATCTACGACTTATGGTGAGAACTACAAGGGCATAAAACCGGTTTCTTTTCCTAATGAGGTTACGGGTTTTCGATGTGTATGTGAAGTCCTGCCTGAAGAGGAATAA
- a CDS encoding type II toxin-antitoxin system RelE/ParE family toxin, with protein MRIIWTAFAIDTLKSIVEYHKEVANPKVAVKIRKEIFSSTGQLLKYPESGQTELLLKHLNENYRYILSGNYKVIYKIIKNDIVITDIFDTRQNPTKIDRSQE; from the coding sequence ATGAGGATCATTTGGACAGCTTTTGCTATTGATACTTTAAAAAGTATTGTTGAATACCATAAAGAGGTTGCAAATCCTAAAGTTGCGGTAAAAATTCGAAAAGAAATATTTTCTTCCACAGGACAACTATTAAAATATCCTGAATCAGGACAAACAGAATTGTTGCTGAAGCATCTGAATGAAAATTATCGCTATATTTTGAGTGGGAATTATAAAGTGATTTACAAGATCATTAAAAATGATATTGTAATTACAGATATATTCGATACCCGACAAAATCCAACTAAAATTGACAGGTCTCAGGAATAA
- a CDS encoding amidohydrolase family protein — MLQRSLLALLLVMSSSALFAQENDTIKKDEKDKKWDVSNPYTADWNIKEVNLNTDEGTWMNLDVSPDGKTIVFDLLGDIYSMPITGGKARALTSGRAYNVQPRFSPDGSRISYTSDAAGGDNIWIMDRDGSNAKQLTKETFRLLNNSTWTADGNAIIARKHFTSGRSLGAGEMWLYHLGGSAGLQLTERRNDQQDVNEPSVSADGKYLYYSEDMYPGGAFQYNKDPNKQIYVIKRYNFEDGETQTVTGGPGGASRPQISPDGKKLAFIKRVRTKTVLYIHDLETGEEWPVHDELSKDQSEAWAIFGTYPGFSWMPNNKDIVLWAEGKIRRVNTEDLSSAEIPFQVDTTIEIAEAHRSQHEVFSETFNPKVIRHAVTSPDGKTLVFNAAGYLYKKSLPNGKPQRITNNNEFEFEPAFTPNGNEVVYVTWTDAGMGAIKKVGLNGRNAVTLSKTKSIYRNPSVSNDGKWIAYTKESGNSDQGQTFTKEPGIYIMDAAGNNNRKLVKEGDFPVFSKNNDRILYQTGGMFFGSLTKKLKSVDLNGQDERTHIESKYANRIVPSPDNKWVAFTNLHQGYLAPLVMTGQTINLDDKTKTVPVTQITKDAGMNLHWSNNSQNINWTLGDEYFTNKVSERFTFLPNSPDSIPPVTETGQKIGLELKVDVPQGSIAFTNARIITMDGDKVIENGSIVVRENKIVALGTAAEVEVPRNTKVYDLQGKTVMPGIVDAHAHIGAFRYGITPQQHWPSYANLAFGVTTAHDPSALSETVFGISELIKAGEMVGPRLFSTGIILYGAEGDFKADINSLDDARSALRRTKAFGAISVKSYNQPRREQRQQVMQAAKELEMNVVPEGGSTFFHNMNMIVDGHTGIEHNIPIAPVYKDIHTLWGNSSTGYTPTLIVNYGGINGEYYFYEKTNVWENEKLLNFTPRHIVDSRSRHRTMLPEEEYQHGPVLVSETAKELTDLGVKVNLGAHGQLQGLGAHWELWLLQMGGMTNMEALQAATINGANYLGLGAEIGSLEVGKLADLIVLEENPLEDIRNSESIIYTMVNGRLYDSETMNEIGNREKERGNFYWENRRNSEAFPWHESTGSFTAPGCICTSH, encoded by the coding sequence ATGCTTCAAAGATCACTGCTGGCGTTACTTCTTGTAATGTCCTCCTCTGCCCTCTTTGCACAGGAAAATGATACAATCAAAAAAGACGAAAAAGATAAAAAATGGGATGTTTCCAATCCTTATACTGCCGACTGGAACATCAAGGAGGTAAATCTAAATACCGATGAAGGTACCTGGATGAACCTGGATGTGAGCCCCGATGGGAAAACAATCGTGTTTGATTTGCTGGGAGATATTTATTCTATGCCAATCACCGGCGGGAAGGCCAGGGCCTTAACCAGCGGAAGGGCTTATAATGTGCAGCCGCGCTTCTCACCAGATGGCTCCCGTATCTCCTACACCAGCGATGCCGCGGGTGGGGACAACATCTGGATCATGGACCGCGATGGCTCCAATGCAAAGCAGCTTACCAAAGAAACTTTTAGATTACTCAACAACTCCACCTGGACTGCAGACGGGAATGCGATCATTGCCCGCAAACACTTTACCAGCGGCCGTTCTTTGGGTGCGGGGGAAATGTGGCTGTACCACCTTGGCGGCAGCGCCGGGCTGCAGCTTACCGAAAGAAGGAACGACCAGCAGGATGTGAATGAACCTTCGGTTTCGGCTGATGGAAAATATTTATACTACAGCGAGGATATGTACCCGGGTGGGGCATTTCAGTACAACAAGGATCCCAACAAACAGATCTATGTTATAAAACGCTACAATTTTGAAGATGGGGAAACCCAAACCGTGACCGGTGGACCCGGTGGAGCTTCCAGGCCACAGATCTCGCCCGATGGGAAGAAACTGGCTTTCATTAAGAGAGTCCGCACTAAAACTGTTCTTTACATCCACGACCTGGAAACAGGCGAGGAATGGCCGGTACACGATGAGCTAAGCAAAGATCAGAGTGAAGCCTGGGCGATCTTTGGTACCTACCCCGGTTTCAGCTGGATGCCGAACAATAAAGACATCGTGCTTTGGGCAGAAGGAAAGATCAGACGAGTGAATACTGAAGACTTATCTTCCGCAGAGATCCCGTTCCAGGTGGATACTACTATTGAGATCGCAGAAGCACACAGGTCACAGCACGAGGTATTTTCAGAAACATTTAATCCCAAAGTGATTCGCCACGCGGTGACTTCGCCAGACGGAAAAACTTTAGTATTCAACGCGGCCGGGTACCTTTACAAAAAGAGCCTGCCAAACGGGAAACCACAGCGTATCACCAACAACAACGAGTTTGAATTTGAACCTGCTTTCACGCCCAACGGCAATGAGGTCGTGTACGTTACCTGGACAGATGCCGGGATGGGCGCGATCAAAAAAGTGGGATTGAACGGCCGTAACGCGGTAACGCTTTCCAAAACAAAGAGTATCTACCGCAATCCTTCGGTTTCCAATGACGGGAAGTGGATCGCGTACACCAAAGAGAGTGGGAACAGTGACCAGGGGCAAACCTTCACCAAGGAGCCGGGGATCTATATTATGGATGCTGCTGGCAACAATAACCGCAAACTCGTAAAGGAGGGAGATTTCCCTGTTTTCAGCAAAAATAATGACCGCATCCTTTACCAGACCGGGGGGATGTTCTTTGGCAGCCTTACCAAAAAACTCAAGAGTGTGGACCTTAATGGGCAGGATGAGCGCACACATATAGAATCCAAATACGCTAACAGGATCGTGCCCAGCCCCGATAATAAGTGGGTGGCCTTTACCAACCTGCACCAGGGATACCTGGCGCCGCTGGTGATGACCGGGCAGACTATTAATTTAGATGACAAGACCAAAACGGTTCCCGTGACGCAAATCACCAAGGATGCGGGGATGAACCTGCACTGGAGCAACAACAGCCAGAACATCAACTGGACTTTGGGCGATGAATATTTTACCAATAAGGTTTCTGAAAGATTTACCTTTCTCCCAAATTCTCCCGATTCTATCCCACCTGTTACTGAAACCGGGCAAAAGATTGGCCTGGAGCTGAAAGTTGATGTACCACAGGGAAGCATCGCATTTACCAACGCCCGAATTATCACAATGGACGGCGACAAGGTGATCGAAAACGGAAGCATCGTGGTGCGCGAGAACAAGATCGTGGCGCTTGGAACTGCTGCTGAAGTTGAAGTGCCGAGAAATACAAAAGTATATGACCTGCAGGGGAAGACCGTGATGCCGGGGATCGTTGATGCACACGCGCATATTGGCGCTTTTCGCTACGGGATCACCCCGCAGCAGCACTGGCCATCTTACGCCAACCTTGCTTTTGGAGTGACCACCGCGCACGATCCATCGGCTTTAAGTGAGACCGTCTTCGGAATTTCTGAATTGATAAAAGCCGGGGAAATGGTGGGGCCAAGATTATTCTCTACCGGAATAATTCTATACGGTGCTGAAGGAGATTTCAAAGCCGACATCAATAGCCTTGACGATGCCCGTTCAGCTTTGAGAAGAACGAAGGCCTTTGGCGCGATTTCGGTTAAGAGTTACAATCAGCCACGCCGCGAGCAGCGCCAGCAGGTAATGCAGGCAGCGAAAGAACTGGAAATGAACGTGGTTCCGGAAGGTGGAAGCACCTTCTTCCACAATATGAATATGATCGTGGACGGGCATACAGGAATTGAGCACAACATTCCCATAGCACCGGTTTATAAGGACATTCACACCCTGTGGGGCAACAGCAGCACCGGCTACACCCCTACCCTTATCGTAAATTACGGCGGAATTAACGGGGAATACTATTTCTACGAAAAGACCAACGTATGGGAGAATGAAAAACTGCTGAATTTCACTCCCCGTCACATCGTAGACTCCCGCTCACGTCACCGAACGATGTTACCTGAAGAGGAATATCAGCACGGGCCTGTACTGGTTTCTGAAACTGCAAAAGAACTTACCGACCTTGGTGTAAAAGTAAACCTGGGAGCACACGGACAGCTGCAAGGCCTTGGAGCACACTGGGAACTCTGGCTGCTTCAAATGGGCGGAATGACCAATATGGAAGCCCTACAGGCAGCCACCATCAACGGTGCGAACTACCTTGGCCTCGGAGCCGAGATCGGTTCCCTGGAAGTAGGTAAATTAGCCGATTTAATCGTGCTGGAGGAGAATCCGCTTGAGGACATAAGAAATTCTGAAAGCATTATTTACACGATGGTAAACGGAAGATTGTACGACAGCGAAACGATGAACGAAATAGGAAACCGCGAAAAAGAACGTGGCAATTTCTACTGGGAGAACAGGAGGAATAGTGAGGCGTTTCCATGGCACGAAAGTACGGGGAGTTTTACTGCTCCGGGATGTATTTGTACCAGTCACTAG
- a CDS encoding DUF202 domain-containing protein gives MRKVKFGSLFTTRKIDESLIREHLALERTKLANERTLLSYTQAALYFLLGGLALIQLKEYEEMHYIGYLALVFSVLFVTVGIWRFIVLKNKMRDLLRGEVESTEEDSPRPPKGESESLAVVGCRLKKVESGKWREDSWCVLYVVGCRLSVVGCRLKKCCRLSVVG, from the coding sequence ATGAGAAAAGTAAAATTCGGAAGTCTTTTTACTACGCGCAAGATAGATGAGAGCCTCATCCGGGAGCACCTTGCCCTGGAGCGAACTAAGCTCGCCAATGAGCGCACGCTCCTCTCCTACACCCAGGCCGCGCTTTATTTTTTACTCGGAGGACTTGCACTTATACAGCTTAAGGAATATGAGGAGATGCACTATATAGGATACCTGGCGCTGGTTTTTTCTGTGCTGTTTGTAACTGTGGGAATCTGGCGGTTTATTGTGCTGAAGAATAAGATGAGGGATCTATTGAGAGGGGAAGTGGAGTCTACAGAAGAGGACAGCCCCCGGCCACCGAAGGGGGAGAGTGAAAGTTTGGCAGTTGTGGGTTGTCGGTTGAAAAAAGTGGAGAGTGGAAAGTGGAGAGAGGATAGTTGGTGCGTGTTATATGTTGTAGGTTGTAGGTTGTCGGTTGTAGGTTGTAGGTTGAAAAAATGTTGTCGTTTGTCTGTTGTGGGTTAG
- a CDS encoding DUF6122 family protein gives MQTFTHYFLHFIFIGAIAYWYDRKNWKRNWLILLATMAVDVDHVFADPLFDPNRCGIGFHPLHTEYAIAVYVLGVAFVKHYTIRLIFIGLLFHMITDFIDCLWMFSYCQSCYENSEIFKWLI, from the coding sequence GTGCAAACCTTCACCCACTACTTCCTCCACTTCATCTTCATAGGCGCGATCGCTTACTGGTATGACAGGAAGAACTGGAAGCGCAACTGGCTTATCCTCCTCGCGACGATGGCTGTGGATGTGGATCATGTGTTTGCAGATCCTCTTTTTGATCCGAACCGCTGCGGGATTGGGTTTCACCCGCTGCATACAGAATATGCCATCGCGGTCTATGTCCTGGGAGTGGCTTTTGTAAAACATTACACGATTCGACTCATTTTCATTGGTCTGCTCTTCCATATGATTACCGACTTTATCGATTGCCTGTGGATGTTTTCCTACTGCCAGTCGTGTTATGAAAATTCGGAGATCTTTAAGTGGCTGATTTGA
- a CDS encoding DUF779 domain-containing protein produces the protein MEYNRVEITPEANKLLQELRQQHGEVIFHQSGGCCDGSSPMLLPKEDFYIDDNDILLGEIGGVKFYMSHDQFEYWKHTHLTVDIVPGRGGSFSLDIPTGYRFFIKSRMLSEDENRDLNP, from the coding sequence ATGGAATATAACAGGGTAGAAATAACTCCTGAAGCAAACAAATTGCTGCAAGAACTCCGGCAACAGCACGGCGAGGTGATCTTTCACCAAAGCGGTGGCTGTTGCGACGGGTCTTCGCCTATGTTGCTGCCAAAGGAGGATTTTTATATAGATGATAATGATATCCTGCTAGGAGAGATAGGGGGAGTGAAATTCTATATGAGCCACGACCAGTTTGAATACTGGAAACACACTCACCTCACAGTGGATATAGTTCCCGGAAGGGGAGGAAGCTTCTCTCTTGACATTCCCACAGGATACAGATTCTTCATCAAGTCCCGGATGCTCAGTGAAGATGAAAACCGGGATCTGAACCCTTAG
- a CDS encoding aldehyde dehydrogenase family protein: protein MSYSAPKFEEKYGNFINGKFQDPIDGQYFENHSPVNNKLLAKYPRSNEKDVKSAIEAANNAKHEWGNTSAAERASILHKIADVIQDNLETFAQMETADNGKSIRETMKADVPLAVDHFRYFASVIRAEEGSATELNENTLSLIINEPLGVVAQIIPWNFPLLMLAWKVAPALASGNCVILKPAEQTPASATFLAEKIAHLLPPGVFNVIHGFGPEAGKPLASSPHVDKVAFTGETTTGQLIMQYASKNLHPVTMELGGKSPNVFFSSIMDKDDEFLDKCIEGAVLFAFNQGEVCTAPSRLLIQEDIYDEFIKRVIERTEAIKMGDPFDDSTMMGAQASSDQHKKILEYIKIGKDEGAEVLTGGGAAELDGDLGDGFYIQPTILKGHNKMRVFQEEIFGPVLAVCTFKDEAEAIEIANDTMYGLGAGVWTRDAHQLYQIPRAIKAGRVWVNCYHDYPAHAPFGGYKKSGFGRENHLMMLNHYRQSKNMLISYNKNKLGFF, encoded by the coding sequence ATGAGCTACTCAGCACCAAAATTTGAAGAGAAATACGGGAATTTTATAAACGGAAAATTCCAGGACCCAATAGACGGACAGTATTTTGAAAACCACTCCCCTGTGAACAATAAGCTTCTTGCCAAATATCCACGATCCAATGAAAAGGATGTGAAGAGCGCCATAGAAGCTGCCAACAATGCCAAACATGAGTGGGGAAATACTTCAGCTGCTGAAAGGGCTTCGATCCTGCACAAAATAGCCGATGTGATCCAGGACAACCTGGAGACCTTTGCCCAGATGGAAACGGCAGATAATGGGAAATCTATCCGCGAAACCATGAAAGCCGATGTTCCCCTGGCAGTAGATCATTTCAGGTATTTCGCATCTGTTATACGTGCCGAGGAAGGATCTGCCACAGAGCTCAATGAAAACACCCTTTCTTTGATCATCAATGAACCGCTCGGAGTTGTAGCGCAAATCATTCCGTGGAACTTTCCATTGTTAATGCTCGCCTGGAAAGTAGCTCCGGCTTTAGCATCGGGCAACTGTGTTATTTTAAAACCCGCAGAACAAACCCCTGCATCAGCAACATTCCTGGCTGAAAAAATAGCTCATCTACTACCTCCCGGGGTTTTTAATGTGATTCACGGCTTTGGCCCTGAAGCAGGAAAACCTCTGGCTTCGAGCCCACATGTGGATAAAGTTGCCTTCACCGGGGAGACCACGACAGGGCAGCTGATAATGCAGTATGCCTCTAAAAATTTACATCCGGTAACTATGGAACTGGGAGGAAAATCGCCAAATGTTTTCTTTAGTAGCATAATGGATAAGGATGATGAGTTTCTGGATAAATGTATTGAAGGTGCAGTGTTATTTGCCTTCAACCAGGGAGAGGTGTGTACCGCGCCTTCAAGATTGCTGATCCAGGAGGATATCTATGATGAGTTCATTAAGAGGGTAATCGAAAGAACCGAAGCCATAAAAATGGGGGATCCCTTTGATGATTCCACTATGATGGGCGCGCAGGCATCTTCAGATCAGCATAAAAAGATCCTGGAGTATATCAAAATAGGAAAGGATGAAGGCGCTGAGGTTTTGACCGGCGGCGGTGCTGCAGAACTCGACGGCGATCTCGGGGATGGATTTTACATTCAGCCAACAATTCTGAAAGGACATAACAAAATGCGGGTTTTCCAGGAAGAGATCTTTGGTCCTGTGCTGGCTGTTTGTACCTTTAAGGATGAAGCCGAAGCTATTGAAATCGCCAATGATACTATGTACGGTCTTGGAGCCGGAGTCTGGACCAGGGATGCCCACCAATTATACCAAATCCCCAGAGCGATAAAAGCCGGTAGGGTATGGGTGAACTGCTATCACGATTATCCTGCACACGCCCCTTTTGGCGGATATAAGAAATCTGGTTTCGGAAGGGAAAATCACTTGATGATGCTAAACCACTACAGACAAAGCAAGAACATGCTAATTTCTTACAATAAGAACAAACTGGGATTCTTTTAG
- a CDS encoding AraC family transcriptional regulator, whose protein sequence is MNTNLINYNRSLKLNTSIENRTIYSADYAELNVFETRQVAEKVNLQFRFPVIASMLTGKKIMHLEGMKSFDFYPGESVVLPSDKKMIIDFPLANEKNPTRCLALGIDPDKIKETVELFNENTRIDFDNDTHNLDAIAVHLANNQQVQVVLDRIFSTFLEDGRAKDALLDLMVKELIIRLLQTKAKLMLIGDETLFDNNRMAFIVKYMREHLTENINVDKLADKACMSSSNFYRSFKNTLGESPIDYLNGERIKFAKKLIQKTDWKFADIAFKSGFNNTSYFNRQFKKLEKITPNQYRSIVQRND, encoded by the coding sequence TTGAATACCAATTTAATAAACTACAATCGCAGCCTTAAGCTGAATACTTCCATCGAGAACAGGACGATCTACAGTGCAGATTATGCTGAACTGAATGTTTTTGAGACCCGGCAGGTAGCAGAAAAGGTTAATCTTCAATTTCGCTTCCCCGTGATCGCAAGTATGCTTACAGGGAAAAAGATCATGCACCTGGAGGGAATGAAATCCTTCGATTTCTATCCGGGAGAATCTGTTGTGCTGCCTTCAGATAAAAAGATGATCATAGATTTCCCACTAGCGAATGAAAAAAACCCTACCCGCTGCCTTGCCCTTGGAATTGACCCCGATAAAATAAAAGAGACGGTGGAGCTCTTTAACGAAAACACCCGAATAGACTTCGATAATGATACTCACAACCTGGATGCCATTGCTGTTCATTTGGCCAACAATCAACAGGTGCAGGTGGTGCTGGATCGAATCTTCAGCACCTTCCTGGAAGACGGGAGGGCAAAAGATGCCTTGCTGGACCTGATGGTGAAGGAACTAATAATCCGTCTTCTTCAAACCAAGGCAAAGCTAATGCTCATTGGCGATGAAACGCTCTTTGACAATAACAGGATGGCTTTTATCGTAAAATATATGAGGGAACATCTTACTGAAAACATCAATGTAGATAAGCTCGCCGATAAAGCCTGTATGAGCTCCTCCAATTTTTACCGCAGCTTTAAAAACACCCTTGGCGAATCACCAATAGATTACCTGAACGGGGAGCGAATTAAATTTGCCAAGAAACTTATTCAAAAAACCGACTGGAAATTTGCAGATATCGCTTTTAAATCCGGTTTCAACAACACCAGCTACTTCAACCGGCAGTTCAAGAAATTGGAGAAGATCACTCCCAATCAGTATCGCAGTATTGTGCAGAGGAATGATTGA
- a CDS encoding S8 family serine peptidase, with translation MGHKQLIFFKRIVLVFAGVFLITSCSEEPLFEEQEIIQTENQAAADTTLIEGHYIVVISKDPASKDSRAAEILEQVTAELSKQQGAKINTTYKNALSGFAAELTEKQVKELRKDDRVLIVENDRQVYLHNEPVVQEASSWGLDRVDQRQAELDRAYVYTATGKGVTAYVIDTGMRISHDEFGGRAVLGPDFVQEDGDEGADCYGHGTPVAGIIGGINYGVAKDINLVSIKVFTCAGGSPESRILQALDWVQLNASPPAVVNASFGYYASEAMDLAFENVLDSGIHFAASAGNTDEDACIYSPARIPGVVTAGASDIENNIAEFSYIRGSNYGDCVDIFAPGHQTKTASASDDFSSRFFSGTSAAAPYVSGVIALYLEVFPDATPSEVQAALKENATPNAISGVPSGTNDLIYSLWETVEFTPPTPPDLNLRLLGQRIKGTNYLNLYWDPTEAKYINVYIDGVTHKVFIDGVPSPFPHENDGYTQIRMENNKKNITHIIKICEVGYNNCSEEIAVVYGDGSDDGGETPNEAPNAGFTYSADLLNVQFTDTSTDPDGSVVAWSWNFGDGQTSTAQNPSHTFSAEGTYSVTLTVTDDTGDTGSTSQNITVSAEEPVPGDINLTGTGSKVKGRWTSDLTWTPAGTSSHVDIYRNNTLIATVDNSGNYTDATNFNGSGSLTYQVCEAGSTTCSNEITLIF, from the coding sequence ATGGGACACAAACAACTTATTTTTTTCAAGAGAATCGTGCTGGTATTTGCAGGGGTGTTTTTGATAACTTCCTGTAGTGAAGAACCGCTTTTTGAAGAGCAGGAGATAATTCAAACGGAAAATCAAGCCGCTGCAGATACGACTTTGATTGAAGGTCATTATATTGTAGTAATATCTAAAGACCCGGCCTCAAAAGATTCCAGGGCAGCTGAAATTCTCGAACAGGTTACCGCAGAACTTTCAAAGCAACAAGGGGCAAAGATCAATACAACCTATAAGAATGCCCTTTCGGGGTTTGCAGCAGAACTTACAGAGAAACAGGTCAAAGAACTGCGAAAGGATGACCGGGTCCTTATCGTGGAAAATGATCGACAGGTTTATCTACATAATGAACCTGTAGTGCAGGAGGCGTCATCCTGGGGGCTGGACCGGGTTGATCAAAGGCAAGCAGAGTTAGATCGGGCTTATGTATACACTGCGACCGGCAAAGGTGTTACAGCTTATGTCATAGATACGGGAATGAGAATATCGCATGATGAATTTGGTGGCCGTGCTGTACTTGGCCCAGACTTTGTCCAGGAAGACGGTGATGAGGGTGCCGATTGTTATGGTCATGGTACTCCTGTTGCAGGAATAATAGGTGGAATCAATTATGGGGTTGCAAAAGATATTAACCTGGTATCGATTAAAGTGTTTACTTGTGCGGGTGGGTCCCCTGAATCCCGAATCCTTCAAGCACTTGACTGGGTGCAGTTAAACGCTTCACCACCAGCTGTTGTAAATGCAAGTTTTGGTTATTATGCCTCTGAAGCCATGGATCTGGCATTTGAAAATGTCCTTGATTCAGGAATTCACTTTGCTGCTTCAGCCGGAAATACAGATGAAGATGCATGCATTTATTCCCCTGCACGTATACCCGGTGTGGTAACTGCCGGTGCCAGTGATATAGAGAATAACATAGCCGAATTTTCATATATCAGGGGATCAAACTACGGGGACTGTGTCGACATTTTTGCACCTGGACATCAAACCAAAACAGCTTCAGCAAGTGATGACTTTTCGTCAAGGTTTTTTAGCGGAACCTCAGCAGCAGCACCATATGTTTCAGGAGTAATAGCACTTTATCTGGAAGTCTTTCCTGATGCAACGCCTTCGGAAGTTCAGGCCGCTTTAAAGGAAAATGCCACTCCAAATGCAATTTCAGGTGTTCCATCAGGGACAAATGATCTTATATACAGCTTGTGGGAAACAGTGGAATTCACTCCTCCCACACCTCCAGATCTCAACCTTCGGTTGTTGGGCCAGCGAATAAAAGGAACGAATTATCTTAATCTATATTGGGATCCCACAGAGGCAAAATATATTAATGTGTACATTGATGGGGTTACTCACAAAGTATTCATTGATGGAGTTCCCTCTCCTTTCCCTCATGAAAATGATGGATACACACAAATTCGAATGGAAAATAATAAAAAGAATATAACTCATATAATTAAAATTTGTGAAGTCGGATACAACAATTGCTCAGAAGAAATTGCCGTGGTATACGGTGATGGCAGCGATGACGGTGGGGAAACTCCCAATGAAGCTCCCAATGCCGGTTTCACCTATAGTGCCGATCTATTGAACGTACAGTTTACAGACACCAGTACAGATCCAGATGGTTCTGTGGTGGCCTGGAGCTGGAATTTTGGTGATGGCCAAACATCTACGGCACAAAATCCATCCCACACCTTTTCTGCGGAAGGAACTTATAGCGTGACCCTAACAGTTACAGATGATACAGGCGATACAGGAAGCACCTCCCAAAATATTACAGTGAGCGCAGAAGAACCTGTGCCCGGAGATATCAACCTCACCGGGACGGGATCTAAGGTGAAAGGCAGATGGACCTCAGATCTTACCTGGACTCCCGCCGGAACCTCATCCCACGTGGATATTTACAGAAATAACACCCTTATAGCAACTGTAGATAATTCAGGGAATTATACAGATGCCACTAATTTTAACGGTAGCGGTTCATTAACCTATCAGGTTTGCGAGGCAGGATCAACAACCTGTTCCAATGAAATTACGCTTATCTTCTGA